From Xylocopilactobacillus apis, a single genomic window includes:
- the rsmH gene encoding 16S rRNA (cytosine(1402)-N(4))-methyltransferase RsmH: MTELVHNSVLLKEAVDSLGIRSNEIYVDATFGRGGYTFEMLKNINQGHVISLDLDEAAISFGKQRFNSEIKTNRLILLKSNYGQIKDAVSSAGFNSVSGIVFDLGVSSPQFDDPERGFSYRFDGPLDMRMDQKQDLTAYDVINTYSAEELKKVFQKYGNAPVPYKVANAIVKSRSRRSIKTTLELVKIIEDSLPEPVKRKKGHPSKKFFQAIRIEVNNELDSLKDGLRQSLEILKVGGIISVVTFQPLEDRLVSKTFRRLAQYKSYPKGIPIIPEDVKPQLEIVQKKAITPTEAELTNNHRAHSARLRVAKKIRKISFR; this comes from the coding sequence TAGTACATAATAGTGTTTTATTAAAGGAAGCTGTTGATTCTTTAGGTATAAGATCAAATGAAATTTATGTCGATGCTACTTTTGGTAGAGGCGGTTATACATTTGAAATGCTTAAAAATATTAATCAAGGGCATGTGATTAGCCTTGACCTTGATGAAGCAGCAATTTCTTTTGGTAAACAACGTTTTAATTCAGAAATAAAGACAAATAGATTGATTCTTTTAAAGTCTAACTATGGACAAATAAAAGATGCCGTTTCCTCAGCTGGCTTTAATAGCGTTTCAGGTATTGTGTTTGATTTAGGTGTATCTTCTCCACAGTTTGATGATCCTGAACGCGGTTTTAGTTATCGTTTCGATGGCCCATTAGATATGAGAATGGATCAAAAACAAGATTTAACTGCTTATGATGTTATTAATACATATAGCGCTGAAGAATTAAAAAAAGTTTTTCAAAAATATGGAAATGCTCCTGTTCCATATAAGGTAGCTAATGCAATTGTAAAAAGCAGAAGTCGTCGATCAATTAAAACGACTTTAGAATTAGTTAAAATAATTGAAGATAGTTTACCTGAACCAGTAAAACGAAAAAAGGGACATCCATCAAAAAAATTCTTTCAAGCAATAAGAATTGAAGTAAATAATGAACTAGATTCTTTAAAAGATGGATTAAGACAAAGTCTTGAAATTTTGAAGGTTGGAGGAATTATTTCGGTAGTCACTTTCCAACCTCTTGAAGATAGACTTGTATCTAAGACTTTCAGAAGACTAGCTCAATATAAGTCATATCCAAAAGGAATTCCAATCATTCCTGAAGATGTTAAACCACAATTAGAAATTGTTCAAAAAAAAGCAATTACGCCAACTGAGGCTGAGTTAACAAATAATCATCGTGCACATAGTGCACGTTTAAGAGTAGCAAAAAAAATTAGAAAGATTAGTTTTAGGTAA
- the ftsL gene encoding cell division protein FtsL yields MRQENIDSDILYSGTKRIDDSSASLDIIPKEYVRTRTKSHANERENLKSIRVGRVKLSLFEKLLLSICFLSVFVGLFVILQGRIRNSNVSYQIDHVNSQIQMVSQKNQDLNAEVQVLSNSSRLEELARQYGFQLDESRVQNVSK; encoded by the coding sequence ATGAGACAAGAGAATATTGATTCAGATATTTTATATAGTGGAACTAAAAGAATTGACGACAGCTCTGCTAGTTTAGACATCATTCCAAAAGAATATGTTAGAACTAGAACTAAATCTCATGCGAATGAACGAGAAAATTTAAAGAGTATTCGCGTCGGGCGTGTCAAATTAAGCCTTTTTGAAAAATTGCTGCTTTCTATTTGTTTTTTATCAGTTTTTGTAGGACTATTTGTGATTTTACAAGGGAGAATCAGAAATTCTAATGTTAGTTATCAAATTGATCACGTTAATAGTCAAATTCAAATGGTTAGTCAAAAAAATCAAGATTTAAATGCAGAGGTTCAAGTTCTGTCAAATAGTTCAAGATTAGAAGAATTAGCTCGTCAGTACGGCTTTCAACTTGATGAAAGTC